Proteins from a single region of Alphaproteobacteria bacterium LSUCC0719:
- a CDS encoding BolA family protein → MPMPASEIEKLIKDAFPDAEVVIEDLRGDGDHYACRVIAQAFVGKSRVQQHQMVYKALGGRMGGELHALALQTSAPTNN, encoded by the coding sequence ATGCCAATGCCGGCATCCGAAATAGAGAAGCTGATCAAGGACGCCTTTCCCGACGCCGAAGTGGTGATCGAGGATCTGCGCGGTGACGGGGATCATTATGCCTGCCGTGTCATCGCACAGGCCTTTGTCGGCAAGAGCCGGGTCCAGCAGCATCAGATGGTCTACAAGGCTCTCGGCGGACGCATGGGCGGCGAACTGCACGCGCTGGCATTGCAGACGTCAGCCCCGACAAACAACTGA
- a CDS encoding antibiotic biosynthesis monooxygenase — MIDSDDHIDSVTAPSSDGWPERYFAVIFTNQRTLSDDNMYSLTSDRMVELAQQQPGFLGVESVRGEDGIGITVSYWRDRASIRNWRINVEHLAAQQMGRQEFYSWYHIRVAEVVTHRSYDAGDMVAGD, encoded by the coding sequence ATGATAGACAGTGATGATCATATTGACAGTGTAACGGCCCCATCCTCGGATGGCTGGCCTGAACGGTATTTTGCGGTGATTTTCACCAATCAGCGGACCCTGTCCGACGACAATATGTACAGCCTGACATCCGATCGCATGGTCGAACTGGCACAGCAGCAGCCCGGGTTCCTTGGTGTCGAATCTGTGCGTGGTGAGGATGGGATCGGGATTACGGTGTCATACTGGCGCGACCGGGCATCGATCCGCAACTGGCGCATCAATGTCGAGCATCTTGCCGCGCAGCAGATGGGCCGCCAGGAATTCTACAGCTGGTATCACATTCGTGTGGCTGAAGTGGTGACCCACAGAAGCTACGACGCCGGCGATATGGTGGCCGGCGACTAG
- the purS gene encoding phosphoribosylformylglycinamidine synthase subunit PurS gives MQVIVNISLKEGVLDPQGRAIGRSLTDLGFQEVGEVRVGKRISLNIDEDDPARAEQRVARMCETLLANTVIEDYEIEIAGENEG, from the coding sequence ATGCAGGTAATCGTTAACATCTCGTTGAAAGAGGGCGTTCTCGACCCGCAGGGACGCGCCATCGGACGCTCGCTCACCGATCTTGGTTTCCAGGAAGTTGGCGAGGTTCGCGTTGGCAAGCGCATTTCCCTAAATATCGACGAGGACGACCCGGCCCGGGCAGAGCAGAGAGTGGCCCGCATGTGCGAAACCCTGCTCGCCAACACGGTAATCGAGGATTACGAGATCGAAATTGCCGGGGAGAATGAAGGATGA
- the radC gene encoding DNA repair protein RadC — translation MRAKLLDKGAVALSDLELLEMLLYAGNTRTDSKPLAKELMASFGSLSAVLRAPADTLRKHRGMGDASVTALKIVEAAGLHLSHSDIHNRHVLASWSEVQHYCVTRLSHENVEHFMMLCLDNRNRLIAEERLSTGTIDQTPVYVREVVAAALRHYAKAVILVHNHPSGETEPSRADIDMTVELRAALALVTVTLHDHLVVAGHEVVSFKSLGLL, via the coding sequence ATGCGGGCCAAGCTTCTGGACAAGGGGGCTGTCGCCCTCAGCGATCTGGAGCTGCTTGAAATGCTGCTCTATGCCGGCAATACCCGGACAGACTCCAAGCCGCTGGCCAAGGAATTGATGGCCAGCTTCGGGTCGCTTTCAGCGGTGCTGCGGGCACCGGCAGATACACTTCGCAAACATCGCGGCATGGGTGATGCGTCGGTGACGGCGCTGAAAATCGTCGAGGCTGCCGGGCTGCATCTCAGCCATTCCGACATTCACAATCGCCATGTGCTGGCAAGCTGGAGTGAAGTTCAGCATTATTGTGTGACACGATTGTCTCATGAGAATGTCGAACATTTCATGATGCTGTGTCTGGACAATCGTAACCGGCTGATCGCCGAGGAACGTCTGTCGACCGGCACCATCGACCAGACGCCTGTCTATGTTCGCGAAGTTGTTGCGGCAGCACTGCGGCATTACGCAAAGGCGGTGATTCTGGTCCATAATCATCCAAGTGGCGAGACCGAGCCATCGCGGGCCGACATCGATATGACGGTGGAGCTGCGCGCGGCGCTGGCACTGGTCACGGTTACGCTTCACGACCATCTTGTTGTCGCCGGCCACGAGGTTGTCAGCTTCAAGAGCCTTGGCCTTCTCTGA
- the purC gene encoding phosphoribosylaminoimidazolesuccinocarboxamide synthase: protein MADRHPLYEGKAKIIYPGPEDGTLVQYFKDDATAFNAQKKDVITGKGVLNNFISEHIMNLLADAGVTTHFITRLNDREQLIRALEIIPVEIVVRNVAAGSICPRLGLTEGDDLPATLVEFCLKDDALGDPIIAREHILTFGWATPAEFDAIVAETHRINTLLTEIFAGIDVRLIDFKLEFGRPADGSGGIMLADEISPDNCRLWQVGTDEKMDKDRFRRDLGGLTEAYQEIARRLGVTIPQAS, encoded by the coding sequence ATGGCCGACCGGCACCCACTCTATGAAGGCAAGGCCAAGATCATCTATCCGGGGCCGGAAGACGGCACACTGGTCCAGTATTTCAAGGATGACGCCACCGCCTTCAACGCCCAGAAGAAAGACGTCATCACCGGCAAGGGTGTGCTGAACAATTTTATCAGCGAACACATCATGAATCTGCTTGCCGACGCCGGTGTGACCACACATTTCATCACCAGACTGAATGACCGTGAACAGCTGATCCGCGCACTGGAAATCATTCCGGTCGAGATCGTTGTCCGCAATGTGGCTGCCGGGTCCATCTGCCCCCGTCTTGGCCTGACCGAAGGTGACGATCTTCCCGCGACTCTGGTCGAGTTCTGCTTGAAGGATGATGCGCTTGGCGATCCCATCATCGCGCGCGAACATATTCTGACCTTTGGCTGGGCCACCCCCGCAGAATTCGACGCCATAGTCGCCGAAACACATCGTATCAACACGCTGCTGACTGAAATCTTCGCCGGGATTGATGTCAGGCTGATCGACTTCAAGCTGGAATTCGGGCGGCCCGCCGATGGCAGTGGCGGCATAATGCTGGCCGATGAAATCAGCCCCGACAATTGCCGTCTCTGGCAGGTTGGCACGGATGAAAAGATGGACAAGGACAGGTTCCGCCGTGACCTTGGCGGCCTGACCGAGGCCTATCAGGAAATCGCACGTCGTCTTGGCGTGACAATTCCGCAGGCGAGCTGA
- the purL gene encoding phosphoribosylformylglycinamidine synthase subunit PurL: MSAPHQASAMTFENAASMGLSQQEWDLILKRLGRTPNLCELGIFSAMWSEHCSYKSSKKWLKTLPIDGPQVIEGPGENAGAVDIGDGLAAIFKIESHNHPSFIEPYQGAATGVGGILRDVFTMGARPVALLNALRFGAADHEKTRHLLSGVVSGIGGYGNCIGIPTIGGEVNFDPSYNGNILVNAMAIGLANSDRIFRSAATGPGNPVIYVGAKTGRDGIHGATMASAEFSDETESKRPTVQVGDPFTGKLLMEACLELMASDAVLSIQDMGAAGLTSSSVEMASKGGLGMEMDLDLVPAREDGMSAYELMLSESQERMLMVLKPDATDTARQIFEKWDLDFMPIGKVTETGRLVLLKDGEVACDIPLAPLVDDAPEYDRPQAEVAPRPVLASAGITDNRPVGDILTILLGSVDLASRRWIYEQYDSQVMADTIAPPGGDAGLIRVHGSRRGLAASTDCTPRYVEADPRTGGAQAVAEAWRNLSAIGARGLAITNNLNFGNPERPEIMAQMAQSVLGMGDAARALDTPVVSGNVSLYNETDGSAILPCPVIGMVGTIDDIGTAVGMAPAGAGLALIVIGQTAETDDGWLGVSLYARHLAGAPQAAPPPVDLEAERRNGLFVQQQIAAGTIAAAHDISDGGLAVTVAEMCLAGRCGAQIDLPAGGNHHGWAFGEDQARYVIATTDAQTLLAAARDAGVPAAAIGSTRDGGELQFGDESAISVEELRQLVEATIPDLMQGG; encoded by the coding sequence ATGAGTGCGCCACATCAAGCTTCTGCCATGACATTCGAGAACGCCGCATCGATGGGCCTGTCACAGCAGGAATGGGACCTTATCCTGAAACGGCTGGGCCGCACGCCGAACCTGTGTGAGCTGGGCATTTTCTCGGCCATGTGGTCCGAACATTGTTCCTACAAATCCTCGAAGAAATGGCTGAAGACACTGCCAATCGACGGCCCTCAGGTCATCGAGGGGCCGGGCGAGAATGCCGGAGCCGTCGATATTGGCGACGGTCTTGCCGCCATCTTCAAGATCGAAAGCCACAACCACCCCTCCTTCATCGAACCCTATCAGGGCGCGGCAACGGGGGTTGGCGGCATCCTGCGCGATGTTTTCACCATGGGGGCCAGGCCGGTGGCGCTTTTGAACGCGCTGCGATTTGGGGCCGCTGATCATGAAAAGACGCGTCACCTTCTGTCCGGCGTGGTGTCGGGTATCGGTGGCTATGGCAATTGCATCGGCATCCCGACCATCGGCGGCGAGGTGAATTTCGATCCGTCCTATAATGGCAATATTCTGGTGAACGCGATGGCGATCGGCCTTGCCAACAGTGACCGGATCTTCCGGTCTGCGGCGACTGGCCCCGGCAATCCGGTGATCTATGTTGGCGCAAAGACCGGTCGTGACGGCATTCATGGTGCCACAATGGCATCGGCCGAATTTTCCGACGAGACGGAATCGAAGCGCCCGACGGTACAGGTTGGCGACCCCTTCACCGGCAAATTGCTGATGGAGGCCTGCCTCGAGCTGATGGCATCGGACGCTGTACTCTCCATTCAGGATATGGGGGCGGCAGGGCTGACATCTTCCTCTGTCGAGATGGCCTCGAAGGGCGGCCTTGGCATGGAGATGGACCTCGATCTCGTCCCGGCCCGCGAAGACGGCATGAGCGCCTATGAATTGATGCTGTCGGAAAGTCAGGAACGGATGCTGATGGTGCTGAAGCCTGACGCCACCGACACTGCCCGCCAGATCTTTGAAAAATGGGATCTGGATTTCATGCCGATCGGCAAGGTAACCGAAACCGGGCGACTGGTCCTGCTGAAGGATGGCGAGGTTGCCTGTGATATCCCGCTGGCACCGCTTGTCGACGACGCGCCGGAATATGACCGCCCACAGGCCGAGGTCGCTCCGCGCCCGGTTCTGGCAAGCGCCGGCATCACTGACAACAGGCCTGTCGGCGACATTCTGACAATCCTTCTTGGCAGCGTCGATCTTGCCAGCCGCCGATGGATCTATGAACAATATGACAGCCAGGTCATGGCCGACACCATCGCACCGCCGGGCGGCGATGCAGGCCTGATCAGGGTGCATGGATCACGGCGCGGTCTTGCCGCCAGCACCGATTGCACGCCGCGCTATGTCGAGGCGGACCCGCGCACAGGCGGCGCACAGGCTGTTGCCGAGGCATGGCGAAACCTGTCCGCGATTGGCGCGCGTGGCCTTGCCATTACCAACAATCTGAACTTCGGCAACCCGGAACGGCCCGAAATCATGGCCCAGATGGCACAGTCGGTTCTCGGCATGGGGGATGCCGCGCGCGCGCTCGACACCCCTGTCGTTTCGGGCAACGTGTCGCTCTATAACGAGACAGACGGCAGTGCCATTCTGCCCTGTCCCGTGATCGGCATGGTCGGCACGATTGACGATATCGGCACCGCTGTCGGCATGGCGCCTGCCGGCGCTGGTCTGGCGTTGATCGTTATTGGCCAGACAGCAGAAACCGATGATGGCTGGCTTGGCGTATCGCTGTATGCCCGTCATCTGGCAGGCGCGCCCCAGGCGGCACCACCGCCGGTTGATCTGGAGGCAGAACGCCGCAATGGGCTGTTCGTCCAGCAACAGATTGCCGCCGGCACGATTGCGGCCGCGCATGATATCAGCGATGGCGGCCTTGCCGTGACCGTTGCCGAAATGTGTCTTGCCGGTCGATGCGGCGCGCAGATCGACCTTCCCGCTGGCGGCAACCACCATGGCTGGGCGTTTGGCGAGGATCAGGCACGCTATGTGATCGCCACCACCGATGCACAGACCCTTCTGGCCGCAGCGCGGGACGCCGGCGTTCCCGCTGCGGCGATAGGCAGCACCCGTGACGGCGGCGAATTGCAATTCGGCGATGAGAGTGCCATATCTGTAGAAGAATTGAGACAACTGGTCGAGGCGACCATCCCTGACCTCATGCAGGGCGGATGA
- the rpsD gene encoding 30S ribosomal protein S4, with translation MAKSDHKRHSAKHKIDRRLGVNLWGRPKSPVNSREYGPGQHGQRRKKPTDFGVQLMAKQKLKGYYGNIGEKQFKKYYKKAASGKGDTGQNLIGILETRLDAVLYRSKMVPTVFAARQIINHGHVLLNGKRCNIASVLLRPGDEIALKEKAKNIPAVLEAIASVERDVPEYVEADHNKFTAKFVRIPGFDEVPYPVQMEPNLVVEYYSR, from the coding sequence ATGGCCAAGTCTGATCACAAGCGGCATTCCGCCAAGCACAAGATTGATCGCCGTCTCGGTGTCAATCTCTGGGGCCGCCCGAAATCTCCTGTAAACAGCCGTGAATATGGGCCGGGCCAGCATGGTCAGCGCCGCAAGAAGCCCACCGATTTCGGTGTGCAGCTGATGGCGAAGCAAAAGCTGAAGGGCTATTACGGCAATATCGGCGAAAAGCAGTTCAAGAAATATTACAAGAAGGCCGCCAGCGGCAAAGGCGATACAGGTCAGAACCTGATCGGTATTCTCGAGACCCGCCTTGATGCTGTGCTGTACCGTTCCAAGATGGTGCCAACCGTCTTTGCGGCCCGTCAGATCATCAACCACGGTCACGTGCTTCTCAACGGCAAGCGCTGCAACATTGCGTCTGTTCTGCTTCGTCCCGGCGATGAAATCGCGCTGAAGGAAAAAGCCAAGAACATTCCTGCTGTTCTGGAAGCCATTGCGTCGGTTGAACGTGATGTTCCCGAATATGTCGAGGCAGACCACAACAAATTCACCGCGAAGTTCGTTCGCATACCGGGATTTGACGAGGTGCCTTATCCGGTGCAGATGGAACCCAACCTGGTCGTCGAATATTATTCGCGCTAG
- the purB gene encoding adenylosuccinate lyase: MIPRYSRPEMTSIWSEQSKFQIWYEIEAHACDAMAELGMIPSEAAKAVWDRGGFDIDRINEIERETKHDVIAFLTSLAEHVGDEARFVHQGMTSSDVLDTTLAVQMTRASDLLLSGMDRLLAALRTRAEEHRYTPTIGRSHGIHAEPTTFGLKLATFYAEFARCRTRLTAARAEIATCAISGAVGTFAHIDPAVEEHVARKLGLTSEPVSTQVIPRDRHAMFFATLGVIASSVERLATEIRHLQRTELREAEEFFSAGQKGSSAMPHKRNPVLTENLTGLARIVRAAVTPALENVVLWHERDISHSSVERVFGPDATIALDFALQRLASVVEKLVVYTDSMQANLDQLGGLVHSQQVMLALTQKGVSRENAYVMVQRNAMATWKDGGSYRDRLKADADVKAALSAEDIDSLFDLDQHFRHVDTIFARVFEGDA; the protein is encoded by the coding sequence ATGATTCCCCGATATTCGCGACCGGAAATGACCTCCATCTGGTCCGAACAGAGTAAATTTCAAATTTGGTACGAAATTGAGGCACATGCCTGTGACGCGATGGCGGAACTTGGCATGATTCCCAGCGAGGCTGCCAAGGCCGTCTGGGACCGAGGCGGGTTTGATATCGATCGAATCAACGAGATCGAGCGTGAAACCAAGCATGACGTCATCGCCTTCCTGACCAGCCTTGCCGAACATGTCGGCGACGAAGCCCGCTTCGTGCATCAGGGCATGACCTCGTCCGACGTCCTGGACACCACGCTTGCCGTCCAAATGACCCGCGCCAGCGACCTGCTGCTTTCCGGAATGGACCGTCTTCTGGCGGCGCTTCGAACGCGCGCCGAGGAACATCGCTATACACCGACAATCGGACGCAGCCACGGCATCCATGCAGAACCGACAACCTTCGGCCTCAAGCTTGCCACCTTCTATGCCGAATTCGCCCGCTGCCGTACCAGGCTGACAGCGGCGCGTGCCGAAATTGCCACCTGTGCGATTTCCGGGGCGGTCGGCACGTTTGCGCATATTGACCCGGCTGTCGAGGAACATGTCGCCAGGAAGCTGGGCCTGACATCCGAACCGGTATCAACTCAGGTCATCCCGCGCGACCGCCATGCAATGTTCTTTGCCACGCTTGGCGTCATCGCAAGTTCGGTCGAACGGCTTGCCACCGAAATCCGGCATCTTCAGCGGACCGAGCTTCGCGAAGCGGAGGAGTTTTTCTCTGCCGGGCAAAAGGGCTCGTCAGCCATGCCGCACAAGCGCAACCCGGTGCTGACCGAAAACCTGACCGGACTGGCGCGTATTGTCCGCGCCGCCGTCACACCGGCATTGGAAAATGTCGTGTTGTGGCACGAGCGTGACATCTCGCATTCATCGGTTGAGCGGGTGTTTGGCCCCGACGCCACCATCGCACTGGATTTCGCGCTGCAGCGACTTGCCAGCGTTGTCGAGAAGCTGGTTGTCTATACCGATTCCATGCAGGCGAATCTCGACCAGCTTGGTGGTCTTGTCCATTCACAGCAGGTGATGCTGGCTTTGACCCAGAAGGGTGTCAGCCGCGAGAACGCCTATGTCATGGTTCAGCGCAACGCTATGGCCACCTGGAAAGATGGCGGCAGCTATCGCGACAGACTGAAAGCCGACGCCGATGTGAAGGCGGCACTGAGCGCCGAGGATATCGATTCCCTGTTCGACCTCGACCAGCATTTCCGTCATGTCGATACGATCTTTGCCCGTGTTTTTGAAGGTGATGCATGA
- the map gene encoding type I methionyl aminopeptidase → MRTDPVILHDETGFAGMRAAGRLAASVLDMITQHVQQGITTEELDRICHDYINAHGAVPAPLNYKGFPKATCISLNHVVCHGIPGPKTIRDGDILNIDVTVILDGWYGDTSRMYFVGEPSVKARLLTSVTHDCLMRGIEVARPGNTLGDIGHAIQSHAEAQRFSVVRDFTGHGLGQTFHCAPTVLHFGNPGAGMRLEPGMIFTIEPMINAGRAETKILGDGWTAVTRDRSLSAQFEHSIGITDGEPEIFTLSPAGYSAPPYI, encoded by the coding sequence ATGCGTACCGATCCTGTAATTCTCCATGACGAAACCGGCTTTGCCGGCATGCGCGCGGCGGGCAGGTTGGCGGCGTCGGTCCTCGACATGATCACGCAGCATGTGCAGCAAGGCATCACGACCGAGGAGCTGGACCGCATCTGCCACGATTACATCAATGCGCATGGCGCGGTTCCGGCACCCCTGAATTACAAGGGCTTTCCGAAAGCGACATGCATTTCACTGAACCATGTTGTGTGCCACGGCATCCCGGGACCAAAGACGATTCGCGACGGTGATATCCTGAATATCGACGTCACGGTGATTCTTGACGGCTGGTATGGCGACACATCGCGGATGTATTTCGTTGGCGAGCCATCAGTCAAAGCCCGCCTTCTGACGTCGGTGACGCATGACTGCCTGATGCGCGGCATCGAGGTGGCCAGACCCGGCAATACACTTGGTGACATCGGTCACGCCATTCAGTCACACGCCGAGGCGCAGCGCTTTTCCGTGGTGCGCGATTTTACCGGTCACGGTCTTGGGCAGACCTTTCACTGCGCCCCCACTGTCCTGCATTTCGGCAACCCCGGTGCCGGCATGAGGCTTGAACCCGGCATGATTTTCACCATCGAGCCGATGATCAATGCAGGTCGCGCCGAGACAAAGATTCTGGGGGATGGCTGGACGGCGGTGACGCGCGACAGATCCCTGTCCGCGCAGTTCGAACATTCCATCGGGATCACCGACGGTGAACCGGAAATCTTTACCCTGTCCCCGGCAGGATATTCCGCACCGCCCTATATCTAG
- the purQ gene encoding phosphoribosylformylglycinamidine synthase subunit PurQ, translated as MSLSALRVAVIVFPGSNCDRDMMVAIEKLAGRRPALVWHKETSLDPVDLAIIPGGFSYGDYLRCGALAARSPIMEAVLDHAARGGAVMGVCNGFQVLLEAGLLPGVLVENAGLKYVCRNTCIEVVGGADSPFTAGLVPGQKLIIPVAHNEGNYFAADDDLQRLEDNGQIAFRYVDSDIHGPFNPNGAARDIAGIISTNGRVMGMMPHPERAISSELGSADGATMLTACLEALVS; from the coding sequence ATGAGCCTGAGCGCGCTTCGCGTTGCCGTCATCGTCTTTCCCGGATCAAATTGCGATCGTGACATGATGGTGGCCATCGAAAAGCTGGCCGGGCGTCGGCCGGCATTGGTCTGGCACAAGGAAACAAGCCTCGATCCGGTTGATCTGGCGATCATTCCGGGCGGGTTTTCCTATGGCGATTATCTGCGCTGCGGGGCGCTGGCAGCGCGTTCGCCGATCATGGAGGCTGTTCTCGACCATGCAGCGCGCGGCGGTGCCGTGATGGGAGTCTGCAATGGCTTTCAGGTGCTGCTTGAGGCAGGCCTCCTTCCCGGTGTACTGGTTGAAAATGCCGGCCTCAAATATGTCTGCCGCAATACCTGTATCGAGGTTGTTGGCGGCGCTGATTCACCCTTTACCGCGGGGCTGGTACCGGGTCAGAAACTGATCATTCCGGTGGCCCATAATGAAGGCAACTACTTTGCTGCCGATGATGATTTGCAGCGACTTGAAGATAATGGTCAGATCGCGTTCCGGTATGTCGACAGCGATATTCACGGCCCGTTCAACCCGAATGGCGCTGCCCGCGATATCGCCGGCATCATTTCGACGAATGGCCGCGTCATGGGCATGATGCCACATCCAGAACGCGCCATCTCAAGCGAACTTGGCAGCGCCGACGGTGCCACCATGCTGACCGCCTGCCTGGAGGCCCTTGTATCATGA
- a CDS encoding RNA methyltransferase — MNPHAPPVVILVRPQLGENIGAAARAMMNCGLIEMRLVAPRDGWPNPAALPMAAGGASIIENATVHDSVAEAAHDLTFLAALSARRRDMPVRVSDPRAVTGTLLHHGAKAGLMFGPEASGLDNEDVVRADCLVTADLNPDYPSLNLAQAVLLMAWEWRAAANAAAATLSDQQRQTPVDVATILERDKFHERLEAELDRGGFFISPEMAPAVKRNLRALFGRAAPTSQEISTLHGVIQALTKMRDRSKSG; from the coding sequence ATGAATCCTCACGCGCCTCCCGTTGTCATTCTTGTGCGCCCCCAGCTTGGCGAGAATATTGGCGCTGCGGCCCGGGCGATGATGAATTGTGGCCTGATCGAAATGCGGCTTGTCGCGCCTCGCGACGGATGGCCAAACCCGGCGGCGTTGCCGATGGCTGCCGGCGGGGCGTCGATCATCGAAAATGCCACGGTTCATGACAGCGTTGCCGAGGCGGCGCATGATTTGACATTTCTGGCCGCGCTGTCGGCGCGCCGCCGCGACATGCCGGTACGGGTCAGTGATCCGCGTGCCGTTACCGGCACGCTGCTGCATCATGGCGCGAAGGCGGGATTGATGTTCGGGCCCGAGGCCTCGGGGCTGGATAATGAGGATGTCGTGCGGGCAGATTGTCTGGTTACAGCCGATCTGAACCCTGACTACCCGTCGCTGAATCTTGCCCAGGCGGTGCTGTTGATGGCGTGGGAATGGCGTGCCGCCGCAAATGCCGCCGCCGCCACGCTTTCGGACCAGCAGCGCCAGACACCCGTTGACGTGGCGACCATTCTGGAGCGTGACAAGTTTCATGAACGGCTTGAGGCCGAACTGGATCGTGGCGGATTTTTCATTTCGCCGGAAATGGCGCCTGCCGTGAAACGCAATCTGCGGGCTCTGTTTGGCCGTGCCGCACCGACCAGCCAGGAAATCAGCACCCTGCATGGTGTCATCCAGGCGCTGACCAAGATGCGCGACAGGTCGAAATCAGGTTGA
- the grxD gene encoding Grx4 family monothiol glutaredoxin: MIDDATRDRIQADIGGDDVVLYMKGTPVFPQCGFSAAVVGVLTHLGVPFRGINVLEDDSIREGIKAFSDWPTIPQLYVKGEFVGGCDIVREMYETGELTEMFQTRGVDAKPSA; encoded by the coding sequence ATGATCGATGACGCTACCCGCGACCGTATTCAGGCCGATATCGGCGGTGACGACGTTGTTCTTTACATGAAGGGCACGCCGGTCTTCCCGCAATGTGGCTTTTCAGCCGCCGTTGTCGGCGTGCTGACACATCTTGGTGTCCCGTTCCGTGGGATCAATGTTCTCGAGGATGACAGCATCCGTGAAGGCATCAAGGCGTTCTCGGACTGGCCAACGATACCGCAGCTCTATGTAAAGGGCGAATTCGTCGGCGGCTGTGACATCGTCCGCGAAATGTACGAAACGGGTGAACTGACCGAAATGTTCCAGACCCGCGGTGTCGACGCAAAGCCGTCTGCCTGA
- a CDS encoding competence/damage-inducible protein A yields MANPTAAIIVIGDEILSGRTKDKNIGWLAEQLGSQGIMLREARVIPDVRETIIETVKTLSAAYDLVFTSGGIGPTHDDITTECIAAAFDRRVIRHKEAEARLIAHYEGTDIEFNAARQKMADIPEGADLIDNPLSAAPGFILGNVHVFAGVPSILQAMFEGLRDRLPGGVAMTRLTVQCAIGEGTIATIMETVQAAHEGVSIGSYPWFKPGQFGTAVVVSGLDPQVTMAAAEALAVGVRGLGATADIMPLGEDGRD; encoded by the coding sequence ATGGCCAACCCAACAGCCGCAATTATCGTGATCGGCGATGAAATCCTCTCCGGTCGTACCAAGGACAAGAATATCGGGTGGCTTGCCGAACAGCTTGGTTCGCAGGGCATCATGCTTCGCGAGGCGCGGGTAATCCCCGATGTGCGCGAGACCATCATCGAAACCGTAAAGACGCTGTCGGCGGCTTATGACCTGGTGTTCACGAGTGGCGGCATCGGGCCGACGCATGATGACATCACCACCGAATGTATTGCTGCCGCCTTTGATCGCAGGGTGATTCGCCACAAAGAGGCAGAAGCGCGGCTGATTGCGCATTATGAAGGCACGGACATCGAGTTCAACGCGGCGCGCCAGAAGATGGCCGATATCCCCGAGGGGGCCGATCTGATCGACAATCCGCTCAGCGCCGCGCCAGGGTTCATTCTCGGCAATGTGCATGTCTTTGCCGGCGTGCCGTCAATCCTGCAGGCGATGTTTGAAGGGTTGCGTGACCGGCTTCCCGGCGGTGTCGCGATGACCCGTCTGACCGTGCAATGCGCGATCGGCGAGGGCACCATCGCCACCATCATGGAAACCGTTCAGGCAGCGCATGAAGGTGTCAGCATCGGCAGCTATCCGTGGTTCAAGCCGGGCCAGTTCGGCACTGCCGTGGTTGTGAGCGGTCTTGACCCGCAGGTCACCATGGCGGCTGCCGAAGCGCTTGCCGTCGGGGTGCGCGGTCTGGGTGCCACTGCCGATATCATGCCGCTCGGCGAGGATGGCAGGGACTAG